The Nocardia arthritidis genome has a window encoding:
- the thrC gene encoding threonine synthase has product MNTTGVQAQAGVHSRWPGLIAAYRDRLEGAADWEPVTLYEGGTPLVPAPHLSELTGCEVYLKVEGLNPTGSFKDRGMTMAITDAKYRGQQAVLCASTGNTSASAAAYATRAGMSCAVLIPQGKIAMGKLAQAVMLGAKIIQVRGNFDDCLELARKVTSEFPSVGLVNSVNPARIEGQKTAAFEICDVLGRAPDVHALPVGNAGNITAYWKGYTEYAKDGVVDSRPRMLGVQAAGAAPLVNGAPVKDPETVATAIRIGAPASWNGAMNAKDESGGAFRAATDEAILEAYRLVAATEGVFVEPASAASVAGLLAARKEGWLSAGLTVVCTVTGNGLKDPDNALAGMPQVRPIEVDPVAVAHALELA; this is encoded by the coding sequence ATGAACACGACTGGCGTCCAGGCACAGGCTGGGGTGCATTCCCGCTGGCCGGGCCTGATCGCGGCCTATCGCGATCGGCTGGAGGGCGCGGCCGATTGGGAGCCGGTGACCCTGTACGAGGGCGGCACGCCGCTCGTGCCCGCGCCGCATCTGTCCGAGCTGACCGGGTGCGAGGTGTACCTGAAGGTCGAGGGCCTGAACCCGACCGGTTCCTTCAAGGACCGCGGCATGACGATGGCCATCACCGATGCCAAATACCGTGGCCAGCAGGCGGTGCTGTGCGCGTCCACCGGCAACACCTCGGCATCGGCGGCCGCATACGCCACCCGCGCGGGCATGAGCTGTGCGGTGCTGATCCCGCAGGGCAAGATCGCGATGGGCAAGCTCGCGCAGGCGGTCATGCTCGGCGCCAAGATCATCCAGGTGCGGGGCAACTTCGACGACTGCCTGGAGCTGGCCCGCAAGGTCACCTCGGAATTCCCCAGCGTAGGCCTGGTGAACTCGGTGAACCCGGCCCGGATCGAGGGACAGAAGACCGCCGCGTTCGAGATCTGCGATGTGCTCGGCCGGGCGCCGGATGTGCACGCGCTGCCGGTGGGTAATGCGGGCAACATCACCGCGTACTGGAAGGGCTACACCGAATACGCCAAGGACGGCGTCGTCGATTCGCGGCCGCGCATGCTCGGCGTGCAGGCCGCCGGTGCGGCGCCCCTGGTCAACGGCGCGCCGGTGAAGGATCCGGAGACGGTGGCCACCGCCATCCGGATCGGCGCCCCGGCCTCGTGGAACGGTGCGATGAACGCCAAGGACGAGTCGGGCGGTGCGTTCCGCGCCGCGACCGACGAGGCGATCCTGGAGGCATACCGCCTGGTGGCGGCCACCGAGGGCGTATTCGTCGAGCCCGCGTCCGCGGCCAGCGTCGCGGGCCTGCTCGCGGCGCGCAAGGAGGGGTGGCTGTCGGCCGGGCTCACGGTGGTCTGCACCGTCACCGGCAACGGCCTGAAGGATCCGGATAACGCGCTGGCCGGAATGCCGCAGGTACGGCCCATCGAGGTCGACCCGGTCGCCGTCGCACACGCACTAGAGCTGGCCTGA
- the thrB gene encoding homoserine kinase, producing MRERGTGVTTPLPAGIGVIARVPASTANLGPGFDSLGMALGLYDEIEVRTTDSGLTVRVEGEGADDVPWGPSHLVVRAIERGLEAAGVWADGLDVVCRNAIPHSRGLGSSASAVVGGLAAGCALATKADSTADAVDADRLVQLAAEFEGHPDNAAASVLGGIVVSWTETDRAADFGGAIAVPDHGRIYRAVRLEPHPSLRPVVLIPEERSATAHTRGLLPEVVPHGDAAFNVSRAALAVVALTERPDLLMPATADRLHQAQRAPALPLTTAWIERLRAAGIPATVSGAGPTVLALCTGEFPTELGELAVAEGMRVLEPGVADGVQVGSV from the coding sequence ATGCGCGAGCGGGGAACCGGCGTCACGACGCCGCTGCCCGCCGGAATCGGTGTCATCGCACGAGTTCCCGCGTCCACCGCCAATCTCGGCCCCGGATTCGATTCGCTCGGCATGGCTTTGGGCCTGTACGACGAAATCGAGGTGCGCACCACCGATTCCGGGCTCACCGTCCGGGTCGAGGGTGAGGGCGCCGACGATGTGCCTTGGGGCCCTTCGCATCTCGTGGTTCGCGCGATCGAGCGCGGCCTGGAGGCCGCGGGTGTCTGGGCCGATGGACTCGATGTGGTGTGCCGCAACGCGATTCCGCATTCACGGGGTCTCGGTTCGTCGGCCTCGGCGGTGGTCGGCGGGCTGGCCGCGGGCTGCGCCCTTGCCACCAAAGCGGATTCGACGGCCGACGCCGTCGACGCCGACCGGTTGGTGCAGTTGGCCGCCGAATTCGAGGGTCATCCGGATAATGCCGCGGCCAGCGTGCTCGGCGGAATCGTGGTGTCCTGGACCGAAACCGACCGGGCGGCCGACTTCGGCGGCGCTATCGCGGTACCCGACCACGGCCGGATCTACCGGGCGGTTCGGCTGGAGCCGCATCCGTCGCTGCGTCCAGTGGTGTTGATTCCGGAGGAGCGGTCGGCCACCGCGCACACCCGCGGGCTGCTGCCGGAGGTGGTGCCGCACGGCGATGCCGCGTTCAACGTCAGCCGGGCCGCGCTGGCCGTGGTCGCGCTCACCGAGCGTCCCGATCTGCTGATGCCCGCGACGGCCGACCGGCTGCACCAGGCGCAGCGCGCACCCGCGTTGCCGCTGACCACGGCCTGGATCGAGCGGTTGCGTGCGGCGGGCATTCCGGCCACCGTCTCGGGTGCGGGCCCGACCGTGCTCGCGCTCTGCACCGGCGAATTCCCTACCGAATTGGGCGAACTCGCGGTGGCGGAGGGCATGCGCGTGCTCGAACCGGGGGTCGCCGACGGCGTCCAGGTCGGCAGCGTTTGA